A stretch of Geobacter sp. DNA encodes these proteins:
- a CDS encoding AAA domain-containing protein: protein MNYEIRSTFNIDAPKSVTIKGRTPGHPAVPQQDIQYIFRQSTLSDLFTWYLLGERSLYLTGPTGCGKSSVIIEVAARLNIPLWNVVAHSRLETPELIGGYRINAGGGMDFVHGPLIIAMKEGGWFLIDEIDLLDPSTAAGLNGIAEGRPITIPETGEVVTAHPDFRFIATANSNGAGDATGLYQGILRQNLAFLDRFYMIEVGYPDQDIEKKILTEVAPSVGSDIRDRMVAIANEIRALFVKGETEVTLSTRTLIRWARITAFQGRAAASQGMSNGETLTKAFDRALGFRAEPDTRTALHAVLQRHFGDRRSP from the coding sequence ATGAACTACGAAATCAGAAGCACGTTCAATATCGACGCGCCAAAATCAGTAACCATCAAGGGGAGAACACCGGGACATCCAGCGGTTCCCCAACAGGACATCCAGTACATATTCCGGCAATCAACCCTGTCGGATCTGTTCACTTGGTATCTCCTCGGCGAACGCTCACTCTACCTTACCGGCCCGACCGGCTGCGGCAAATCTTCTGTCATCATCGAGGTTGCCGCCCGTCTCAATATCCCCCTCTGGAATGTTGTCGCCCACTCCCGGCTGGAAACACCGGAATTGATCGGCGGCTACCGGATCAATGCCGGCGGCGGGATGGATTTTGTACATGGGCCGCTCATCATTGCCATGAAGGAAGGTGGCTGGTTCCTGATCGACGAAATCGATCTGCTCGACCCTTCAACTGCTGCGGGACTGAACGGTATTGCCGAAGGCCGCCCCATCACCATTCCGGAAACGGGAGAAGTGGTAACGGCTCATCCGGACTTCCGTTTCATCGCCACCGCCAACTCCAATGGAGCCGGAGACGCCACAGGCCTCTACCAGGGGATTCTGCGGCAGAACCTGGCTTTCCTCGACCGCTTCTACATGATCGAGGTCGGTTATCCCGACCAGGACATCGAAAAGAAAATTCTGACCGAAGTGGCGCCATCCGTCGGCAGCGACATCAGAGACCGCATGGTGGCCATCGCTAACGAGATCAGAGCCCTGTTTGTCAAAGGGGAGACGGAAGTCACCCTCTCGACCCGCACCCTGATCCGGTGGGCACGCATCACCGCCTTCCAGGGACGGGCCGCGGCCAGTCAGGGGATGTCCAACGGCGAAACGCTTACCAAGGCCTTCGACCGGGCACTCGGCTTTAGGGCTGAACCCGATACCCGAACCGCCCTGCACGCAGTATTGCAGCGGCACTTCGGGGACCGGAGGTCGCCATGA
- a CDS encoding DUF3150 domain-containing protein, whose amino-acid sequence MNNSTISKVLQGLVLVHLSFSVWSGKKKLRPEDLKGANLPPDKLASLGSKRIFDPDALKVFATLKRQAERACEEVGVRFLGGYAIPEEKLAPLMEKMEQVEQSFATAKTDFLSAYDDNLKDWLAEAGEWSEIVARAVEPANRVAERLSCGFTAFKVEAPGETASAVQPLERQVDSLADQLIHEIGALAKSTWEESYRGRTSVTRKALRPLKAILDKLSSLSFVGPDKISGLVANVHAALATVPRSGPVTGATLMGLVGVLCELSDIAGFITTEEREEMLQPLPEPEVEPEPSAPLPPKTVTIMPQPVQQIEAPAVWFW is encoded by the coding sequence ATGAACAACTCTACCATCAGCAAAGTACTCCAGGGTCTGGTCCTGGTTCACCTCAGTTTCTCCGTCTGGTCCGGCAAGAAGAAACTCCGGCCGGAAGATTTGAAGGGTGCGAATCTGCCACCCGACAAGCTCGCCTCTCTCGGGTCCAAGCGTATTTTTGATCCTGATGCCCTCAAGGTGTTCGCCACCCTGAAGCGTCAGGCTGAACGCGCCTGCGAAGAGGTGGGAGTCAGATTCCTTGGTGGCTATGCCATTCCCGAGGAAAAGCTGGCTCCCCTTATGGAGAAGATGGAACAGGTCGAACAGAGCTTTGCCACGGCAAAGACTGACTTTCTGTCGGCATACGACGACAATCTCAAGGACTGGCTCGCCGAAGCCGGTGAGTGGTCTGAGATCGTCGCCCGTGCCGTGGAACCGGCCAATCGTGTTGCAGAACGGCTCTCCTGCGGTTTCACTGCCTTCAAGGTGGAAGCCCCCGGAGAGACTGCTTCAGCGGTACAACCGCTGGAACGTCAGGTTGACAGTCTCGCGGATCAGCTGATCCATGAGATCGGCGCCCTGGCAAAATCAACCTGGGAGGAATCGTACCGGGGTCGCACTTCCGTTACCCGGAAGGCATTGCGCCCCCTCAAGGCGATCCTCGACAAACTATCAAGTCTGAGCTTCGTTGGCCCTGACAAAATCAGCGGCCTCGTTGCCAACGTACATGCGGCGCTCGCCACCGTACCCAGATCCGGGCCGGTCACCGGGGCAACCCTGATGGGGCTAGTCGGAGTATTGTGCGAGCTGTCCGACATTGCCGGTTTCATCACGACCGAGGAACGGGAAGAAATGCTGCAACCGCTCCCCGAACCTGAAGTCGAACCGGAACCTTCTGCACCTCTTCCACCAAAGACCGTAACCATCATGCCACAGCCGGTACAGCAGATTGAAGCGCCGGCTGTCTGGTTCTGGTAA
- a CDS encoding TSCPD domain-containing protein encodes MSPKIPRPKAVTGFTIERRSSCGKIYTTVTLSPGTAVPMEIFVRFGKAGGCGSAMADGIARLVSYGLRSGLEATDAVKALSGIGCHLGSNTCLNCVAESIRLVLAHLETGRDLNDLIEEAALAEANAVSTHEFN; translated from the coding sequence ATGAGCCCAAAAATTCCACGGCCCAAGGCTGTTACCGGTTTCACCATCGAACGCCGGTCGTCATGCGGCAAGATCTACACCACGGTAACACTTTCCCCGGGCACCGCTGTTCCCATGGAAATATTCGTGCGCTTCGGCAAAGCCGGAGGATGCGGTTCCGCCATGGCCGACGGCATTGCCAGGCTGGTCTCGTACGGTCTCCGTTCGGGACTGGAAGCAACCGATGCCGTCAAAGCATTGAGCGGTATCGGCTGTCATCTGGGGAGCAATACCTGTCTCAACTGCGTTGCCGAATCAATCCGTCTGGTACTCGCACATCTTGAAACCGGACGAGACCTGAACGACCTGATTGAGGAAGCGGCTCTTGCAGAGGCAAACGCCGTAAGCACCCACGAATTCAACTGA
- the secD gene encoding protein translocase subunit SecD, which yields MSKSISWRICLISFFALLSFLYLTPTLVTKLPSWWGGLLPKDKISLGLDLQGGTHLVMEVDTQKAVEGTLDLIATDLEDSLNTRNVRYKKVARVGEDLIQLTLYDKGTAESEQQLIKKKYPEYELIPPTDEGGLVIIQLRMDKNTIKDRKDKAVAQSLETIRNRIDQFGVSEPVIQRDGINHIVVQLPGIKDPKRAIELIGKTARLEFKLVDEKITGTSATPGTIPEDEEILVEKRSDSASTSVQDIPIVVKKKAIITGDLLTNAQVKIDSQFNQPYVAIDFNTTGARLFDQVTAANVGKRFAIVLDGNVYSAPVIRERISGGSAQISGSFSEKEAADLAIVLRAGSLPAPVKIVQNVTVGPSIGQDSIAKGLTAGGIGVVLVVVFMAIYYRMAGVVANIGMVLNVLFLMGALAALGATLTLPGIAAIVLLIGMSVDSNVLIFERVKEEIRLGRTPRMSLDVGYDKAFMTIMDSHITTLITAAVLFQFGTGPVKGFAVSLSLGIIINLFTSLVATKVIFDSCLRRFDVKKLSI from the coding sequence ATGTCCAAGAGTATTTCATGGCGCATATGTCTCATATCGTTTTTTGCGCTGTTATCGTTTCTTTATCTCACGCCGACACTGGTTACCAAACTCCCTTCATGGTGGGGTGGTCTTCTTCCCAAGGACAAAATAAGCCTTGGTCTTGATCTCCAGGGAGGTACCCACCTTGTTATGGAGGTTGACACACAAAAGGCCGTTGAAGGCACTCTCGATCTGATTGCTACCGACCTTGAAGATTCCTTGAATACCAGAAATGTCCGCTACAAGAAGGTCGCCAGGGTTGGTGAAGACTTGATCCAGCTGACACTGTACGACAAGGGAACTGCTGAAAGCGAACAGCAGCTTATAAAGAAAAAGTATCCTGAGTATGAATTGATTCCCCCGACTGATGAAGGCGGACTTGTTATCATCCAGCTCCGTATGGACAAAAACACCATCAAAGACAGGAAAGACAAGGCGGTTGCACAATCACTTGAAACCATCCGCAATAGAATCGATCAGTTCGGCGTGTCAGAGCCGGTAATTCAGCGAGATGGGATAAATCATATTGTCGTTCAACTACCCGGCATAAAGGATCCCAAGCGGGCCATAGAATTGATTGGCAAGACTGCCCGTCTCGAATTCAAGCTGGTTGACGAGAAAATTACCGGTACATCTGCTACGCCTGGGACCATCCCTGAAGACGAAGAAATACTCGTGGAGAAACGATCTGATTCAGCTAGTACATCAGTTCAGGATATCCCGATCGTGGTGAAGAAGAAAGCCATTATCACCGGCGACCTTCTTACCAATGCGCAAGTGAAGATAGATTCACAGTTCAATCAGCCGTATGTGGCAATCGACTTCAACACAACCGGAGCCAGGCTTTTCGACCAGGTAACTGCTGCTAATGTGGGAAAGCGTTTCGCCATAGTACTCGACGGCAATGTTTACTCGGCGCCGGTGATTCGTGAACGGATATCCGGCGGCAGTGCACAGATTTCAGGAAGCTTCAGCGAGAAAGAGGCGGCGGACCTGGCTATCGTCCTGCGCGCGGGGTCGCTCCCGGCACCGGTAAAGATAGTTCAAAATGTCACTGTCGGGCCTTCCATTGGTCAGGATTCGATCGCCAAGGGACTGACAGCCGGCGGGATAGGTGTAGTGCTAGTGGTGGTGTTCATGGCAATTTACTACCGCATGGCAGGAGTGGTTGCTAATATAGGTATGGTACTGAATGTACTTTTTCTTATGGGGGCGCTTGCGGCCCTCGGGGCTACCCTTACTTTGCCCGGTATCGCAGCCATCGTCCTGTTGATCGGCATGTCGGTTGATTCGAACGTCCTTATCTTCGAACGGGTCAAGGAAGAAATCAGGCTTGGCAGAACACCCCGAATGAGTCTTGACGTAGGTTACGACAAGGCTTTCATGACTATTATGGACTCTCACATTACTACACTGATTACGGCCGCGGTCCTCTTTCAGTTCGGGACCGGCCCGGTCAAAGGATTTGCGGTTTCGTTAAGCCTTGGCATTATCATAAACCTCTTCACATCTCTGGTGGCAACCAAAGTCATTTTTGACAGTTGCTTGCGCCGATTTGATGTGAAGAAGCTCAGTATTTAA
- the ssb gene encoding single-stranded DNA-binding protein produces MASLNRVELIGNLGRDPEIRYTPGGTAVASFSLATSEKVKNKSGEWEIRTEWHNIVLYARLAEVAGEYLSKGKSVYLDGKLKTRKWQDRDGKDRYTTEIIGDKLLMLGSKNGSIPDGSDDQPSNNQAHEDIPHDDTDPF; encoded by the coding sequence ATGGCAAGTTTGAACCGTGTAGAACTCATCGGCAACCTAGGTCGTGATCCTGAAATCAGGTACACACCAGGAGGCACCGCTGTCGCAAGTTTTTCACTCGCGACCAGTGAGAAGGTAAAGAACAAAAGTGGCGAATGGGAGATCCGGACCGAGTGGCACAACATCGTCCTCTACGCACGTCTCGCAGAAGTAGCTGGCGAGTATTTGTCGAAAGGAAAAAGTGTCTACCTCGACGGTAAACTCAAGACCCGCAAATGGCAAGATCGGGACGGTAAAGATCGCTACACAACCGAGATCATCGGCGACAAGCTTCTTATGCTTGGTAGTAAAAATGGCAGCATTCCCGACGGGAGTGACGACCAGCCATCAAACAACCAGGCACATGAGGACATTCCGCACGATGACACCGATCCGTTCTAG
- a CDS encoding DUF2721 domain-containing protein: protein MLKDVFLPEGMSRVIQLAIAPVFLLTAIGTLLGVMITRLHRIIDLAREWETKLVSEFQTYEVDYHKSHLAILSRRAKLIGRAITFCTAAALIICTLIAVLFIDQFVHLDITVLVAVLFILVMVSLVIGLLSFLREIYVATSNLRIGPH, encoded by the coding sequence ATGTTGAAAGACGTCTTTTTGCCTGAAGGTATGTCACGGGTTATTCAACTTGCCATAGCTCCGGTATTTCTGTTGACCGCAATCGGAACGTTGCTTGGGGTAATGATTACCAGGCTGCATCGGATAATTGACCTGGCACGGGAGTGGGAAACAAAGCTGGTAAGCGAGTTCCAAACTTATGAAGTTGATTATCACAAGTCGCACCTCGCAATTCTGTCACGTAGAGCAAAACTAATAGGAAGAGCCATTACTTTCTGCACCGCAGCCGCACTTATAATTTGCACGCTTATCGCCGTTCTTTTTATAGATCAATTTGTGCATCTTGATATCACTGTGCTAGTCGCAGTGCTTTTTATCCTGGTCATGGTGTCACTGGTTATCGGGTTGCTCAGCTTCCTACGGGAGATCTATGTTGCGACCTCCAATCTTCGTATTGGTCCACACTGA
- a CDS encoding thioredoxin family protein: MGGKMKIEVIETIGKVRNTLFGNVLEALKACGMNGKVVLVNDIKTILKYGVKSGPALIVNGIVLFAGKTLPPEKIMKFLQQNHSTFS; this comes from the coding sequence ATGGGAGGCAAAATGAAAATTGAAGTTATCGAAACTATTGGTAAAGTACGCAACACCTTATTCGGCAATGTATTGGAAGCCTTAAAGGCATGCGGTATGAACGGGAAAGTTGTGTTGGTTAATGATATCAAGACCATTTTGAAATATGGGGTGAAATCAGGCCCAGCACTTATTGTAAATGGGATTGTATTATTTGCTGGAAAAACTCTACCGCCGGAGAAAATCATGAAGTTTCTGCAGCAAAATCACTCGACCTTTTCGTAA
- a CDS encoding VWA domain-containing protein — protein sequence MKTRPLALIAKVLGRKYDVTVTIAGQVACTSGKEITIPVVSGPHAEALAHGYIDHEAAHVRYTDFSVRLTNDFAGDLLNILEDVRIELAIGLEYPGCIANLRELTRLLVEQEGVFRPDPSHPSQSILAWIMGVIYMAVLGHDSLRQTRDSAEPLVRQALGRNFDQALLLLDRAGALTSTREAAVLRDELMKLIRDSAHQQPKNGQSGPSQSQSGSHGEQNDGTGSDHSRQQNGTGSNSGQQAQNGDKQQFSSQSAGSGQDRSSGHSSRGQSGASDSLSQETVRQALAEALSGKSVGSYGNVGEKLSELLCQNATESSFNGTAAAAPRLPTAHPLNQTGGYDDLSALRVHTAALRARLQGLVQASKQKRSTPVSVGHRLDSRVLTRLRICDTRVFTRKEEKRAVNTAVCMLLDSSGSMGNTTVLNKMGIASRACFVAAEALFSIPGVRTAIATFKGHENQVFPMVGFGEKPDHSRFNITGSGGTRLGHALWWAWGELCLRRETRKICIAFSDGDTGDGPVTQAAIKRMRESGIEVIGIGIQDNSIKQYLPDNHRIIKNLDQFTPALLELLREKLVA from the coding sequence ATGAAAACACGACCTCTTGCACTGATCGCCAAGGTCCTTGGCCGGAAATACGATGTCACCGTAACCATTGCCGGACAGGTTGCCTGCACAAGCGGGAAGGAAATCACTATCCCGGTTGTGTCAGGCCCTCATGCCGAAGCGCTTGCCCATGGCTATATCGATCATGAGGCGGCGCATGTCCGGTACACCGATTTTTCCGTTCGTCTCACCAACGATTTCGCGGGGGATCTGCTCAACATCTTGGAGGATGTGAGAATTGAACTGGCCATCGGCCTGGAATATCCCGGCTGTATCGCCAATCTCCGCGAACTGACCCGTCTTCTGGTTGAACAGGAAGGTGTGTTCAGACCAGACCCGTCCCATCCATCCCAAAGCATCCTCGCCTGGATCATGGGCGTGATCTACATGGCAGTACTTGGTCATGATTCGTTGCGGCAAACCAGGGACAGCGCCGAACCTTTGGTCCGGCAGGCTCTGGGGAGAAACTTCGACCAGGCTTTGTTGTTACTGGATCGGGCCGGGGCACTTACGTCGACCCGTGAAGCAGCGGTGCTCCGGGATGAACTGATGAAGCTCATCCGCGACTCCGCGCATCAACAACCGAAAAACGGACAATCCGGGCCTTCCCAGAGTCAATCCGGCAGTCACGGAGAGCAAAACGACGGGACAGGCAGCGATCATTCCCGGCAACAGAATGGAACTGGCAGTAACAGTGGTCAACAGGCGCAGAACGGGGATAAACAGCAATTCTCCTCGCAATCTGCCGGGTCCGGACAGGATAGATCATCCGGGCACTCGTCTCGGGGGCAATCCGGGGCATCTGATTCACTATCCCAGGAAACTGTCCGCCAGGCATTAGCGGAAGCTTTGTCAGGCAAGAGTGTCGGCTCCTACGGGAACGTGGGTGAGAAATTATCCGAACTGCTCTGCCAGAATGCCACCGAAAGTTCATTCAACGGAACAGCCGCAGCAGCACCACGGCTGCCAACAGCCCACCCACTGAACCAAACAGGCGGATACGATGATCTTTCCGCGCTTCGTGTCCACACAGCAGCTCTGCGGGCCAGGCTTCAAGGGCTCGTCCAGGCATCGAAACAGAAACGATCCACCCCGGTCAGCGTCGGGCATCGACTGGATTCCCGCGTACTGACCCGTCTTCGTATCTGCGACACTCGGGTCTTTACCAGGAAAGAGGAAAAACGGGCAGTCAACACGGCTGTCTGCATGCTTTTGGACAGTTCCGGAAGCATGGGTAACACCACCGTCCTCAACAAGATGGGCATCGCATCCCGCGCCTGTTTCGTGGCGGCGGAGGCGCTCTTTTCCATTCCCGGTGTCCGCACGGCGATTGCCACCTTCAAGGGGCACGAAAACCAGGTATTCCCCATGGTTGGATTCGGAGAAAAGCCTGATCACAGTAGATTCAACATTACCGGTTCCGGCGGCACCAGACTCGGCCATGCCCTTTGGTGGGCGTGGGGCGAGCTCTGTCTGCGCCGGGAAACACGCAAGATCTGTATCGCCTTCTCCGATGGCGACACCGGCGATGGTCCTGTCACTCAAGCCGCTATCAAGCGGATGAGGGAATCGGGAATCGAGGTGATCGGGATAGGTATTCAGGACAACAGCATCAAGCAGTATCTGCCTGACAACCATCGGATCATCAAGAACCTTGACCAGTTCACTCCAGCACTGCTGGAACTGCTGCGGGAAAAACTGGTCGCCTAA
- a CDS encoding formylmethanofuran dehydrogenase, whose product MKTKYCRILPCVAFAGVMSLAISCSNANAATGAKPDPALFSQLEAFHGHVCAGSIFGARIGLAAKESLKKAGGTGKFTSRYYDLSCPVDGVQFGAETTYGNAAQSVEDRDEHRLVLTAEGNKLKIEARLTRKAEELGLKSRDLGEKAKALPSGSPELHQLEREIEEIFSWLKTAPEQEVVVVSLLSAEDRNR is encoded by the coding sequence ATGAAAACCAAATATTGCAGAATCCTACCCTGTGTTGCCTTTGCCGGCGTCATGTCGCTGGCTATCTCGTGTTCCAATGCCAATGCGGCAACCGGCGCGAAACCAGATCCTGCTCTGTTTAGCCAACTGGAGGCTTTTCACGGTCACGTCTGCGCCGGATCGATCTTCGGCGCCCGTATCGGGCTGGCGGCAAAAGAATCGCTGAAAAAGGCAGGGGGTACTGGTAAATTCACGTCGCGCTACTATGACCTTTCCTGCCCGGTGGACGGTGTCCAGTTCGGTGCCGAGACCACTTACGGGAATGCCGCCCAGTCAGTCGAAGATCGTGACGAACATCGGCTGGTGCTGACTGCCGAAGGGAACAAACTGAAGATTGAGGCCCGGCTTACCAGGAAGGCGGAAGAACTTGGCTTGAAAAGCCGCGACCTAGGGGAAAAGGCAAAGGCCCTCCCTTCCGGGTCGCCGGAACTGCATCAACTGGAACGGGAAATTGAAGAGATTTTTTCCTGGCTGAAAACCGCCCCCGAGCAAGAGGTGGTGGTTGTCAGCCTCCTTTCCGCGGAGGATAGAAACCGCTGA
- a CDS encoding ribbon-helix-helix protein, CopG family — protein sequence MSYTRKLITREPKSSKKNKKETEQLQNVISLRISDDEKKTLEKMIKTTSKSISEIMREAIDLWRSKQRKLCM from the coding sequence ATGTCTTACACAAGAAAACTTATCACCAGGGAACCGAAATCGTCCAAAAAGAATAAAAAAGAAACAGAGCAGTTGCAGAATGTCATTTCACTGCGCATCAGCGATGACGAAAAAAAGACGTTGGAAAAGATGATCAAGACAACATCCAAAAGCATCTCCGAAATCATGAGAGAGGCCATTGATCTGTGGAGATCCAAACAACGCAAACTGTGCATGTAA